TCCCCCTGCTCATGCTGGAGTTCGGCACCGATTATTTCCACCTGGGCCTGGTGGTGACTGTATTTTCTTATGCCTTCGGTATCGGCTCGTTACCGGCCGGCTATCTGGCGGATAAAATCGGTCCCAGACGTTTAATCACGCTCTACCTTTTCGGTGCCGGTATCCTGGCGATGGGGGCCTGGTCCATGAATTCCCTGGTCAACTACGGGATTCTCATGGGGGGGATCGGCCTTTTCTGCAGCACCTATCACCCGGCCGCGAACACCCTCATCTCCCTGGCCATCCAGGAAAAAGGGAAGGCCTTCGGCCTCCATGGAATCGCCGGAAGTCTGGGGGTTGCCTCGGTCCCGGTGCTCTCGGCCTGGATCGGGTCGGCCTTGGGTTGGAGGATGCCTCACGTCCTCTATGGGTTTATCGGGATTCTCGCCGGGTTCTATTCCCTGACCATTCCCAAACATCTGGAAATCAGGGAAAAGGAAGGCGCTTCGGCCGGAAGCCGCCCCCCCGCGATCTTTTCCTGTTTCAATCTGATCGTCTTTTTCCTTTCGGCCATGGCCCTGGGGTTGACTTACAAAGGCATCATGACTTTTCTTCCGGCCTATATGGGAGAAAGTATTCATCTCGGCGGACTCCAATTGGGCAAGGTGGCCCTGGGGGGGACTGTAGCCACCATTGCCCTCCTGTCGGGTGCCCTGGGCCAGTATGTGGCCGGCCGCGGCGTGGATCGTTTTCAGGCTGAAGGGCTCTATCTTGGGGCAATCCTTCTGGGAACGGTCTTTGTATTTCTGATGGCTGTTTCCCAAAACCTGATTTTGGTAGGATCGGCCGTGATGTACGCCTTTTTCTATTTCTCCACCCAGCCCCTGCAGAATTACCTGTTGTCAACCTACCTGCCGACCCACCGGCATGGTCTGGGCTATGGCATTCATTTTTTCATCACTTTCGGGATCGGCTCCACCGCGGCGGCGGTATCGGGCTATCTTGCGGATCACTACGGCCTGCGCTCGGTCTTTTATGCCATGACCCTTTGTTTCCTTTTTTCTGCAGCCATGGCTTTCGCGCTGTTTATCCGAGTGCATAAAAGGCGGCCTTAGATTCGGATTCGGACCATTCAGATCCCCCTTCCGCTGAGCAAAAGTAAAAGGGGGTCTTCCCTTAACTGATTGACCTCGAATTTTAAAGCATTCTCTACACGAACCCTTTTCGTCCCTAATTTCTTTCTTGACGTGGGGATTATGGGGTGTCCTATTTTTTATCGGTTAGAAGTCCCAAGGTCTGGGTTATTCACCCAACCCGGACCAGCCGGAACCAAGATTTTGGATATACAAAACATGTTAATAAAACCTCAACT
The nucleotide sequence above comes from Deltaproteobacteria bacterium. Encoded proteins:
- a CDS encoding MFS transporter; this encodes MNQEEKRIITLTTASHSLIHLLEGVLPPLIPLLMLEFGTDYFHLGLVVTVFSYAFGIGSLPAGYLADKIGPRRLITLYLFGAGILAMGAWSMNSLVNYGILMGGIGLFCSTYHPAANTLISLAIQEKGKAFGLHGIAGSLGVASVPVLSAWIGSALGWRMPHVLYGFIGILAGFYSLTIPKHLEIREKEGASAGSRPPAIFSCFNLIVFFLSAMALGLTYKGIMTFLPAYMGESIHLGGLQLGKVALGGTVATIALLSGALGQYVAGRGVDRFQAEGLYLGAILLGTVFVFLMAVSQNLILVGSAVMYAFFYFSTQPLQNYLLSTYLPTHRHGLGYGIHFFITFGIGSTAAAVSGYLADHYGLRSVFYAMTLCFLFSAAMAFALFIRVHKRRP